In Castanea sativa cultivar Marrone di Chiusa Pesio chromosome 6, ASM4071231v1, a single window of DNA contains:
- the LOC142640972 gene encoding receptor-like serine/threonine-protein kinase At2g45590, which produces MPSVPSPPEPPNNHRHRHHHHRHRLPLLPILLPILLTLTLILLFLLLSLFLYRKLSRNRTTPCDQQRRRFSYSLLRRSTSSFSPSTLLGHGGFGSVYKATLPSGQALALKLMDSPGSLQGEREFHNELSIASSLSCPHILSLLGFSSDRRGRKLILVYEYMPNRSLQDALLDKKCAELMEWTKRFNIVVDIAKGLSYLHHLCSPPVVHGDIKPSNILLDADFKAKIGDFGLARLKTEDLVEKKDGVVEVAEDNGSILEETESVATGFDEVIVDRSPDSCVVRILDSEASPENVAVVVSPEGGVDKASTSEGFFDKISLDSGKDLIGNGRKIGGSKRDWWWKQDNGGGSESGRVKDYVMEWIGSEIKKERPKNEWVASPSSVENDGSGLKIEDNQIQKQKQKQSKKKQRKRLDWWASLDEERTRRKEKNRKPREWWKEEFCEELSRKTKKKQKRALGSSSNREMWWQKDDDYDEVEDAVVVQGRKKRKSSRGSIDWWLDGLSGELRSCRRNSQDWGNGDIPKSGGVSSTPSMRGTVCYIAPEYGGGGLLSEKCDVYSFGVLLLVVVSGRRPLQVTASPMSEFERANLISWARQLARNGKLLDLIDLSIHSLDKEQALLCITIALLCLQKSPAKRPTMKEIVGMLSGEAEPPHLPFEFSPSPPSKFPFKSQKKAR; this is translated from the coding sequence ATGCCATCCGTCCCATCACCACCGGAACCACCAAACaaccaccgccaccgccaccaccaccaccgccaccgcctTCCCCTCCTCCCCATACTCCTCCCTATACTCCTAACTCTAACCCTCATCcttctcttcctcctcctctctctcttcctctaccGCAAACTCTCTCGCAACCGCACCACCCCATGTGACCAACAGCGCCGCCGCTTCTCTTACTCCCTCCTCCGCCGCTCCACCTCGTCGTTCTCCCCCTCCACACTTCTCGGCCACGGTGGCTTCGGCTCTGTCTACAAGGCCACTCTGCCTTCTGGCCAAGCCTTAGCTCTCAAGCTCATGGACTCCCCTGGCTCTCTCCAAGGCGAGCGTGAGTTTCACAACGAGCTCTCCATCGcttcctctctctcttgccCACACATCCTCTCTCTCCTCGGCTTCTCCTCTGACCGCCGTGGCCGGAAACTCATTCTGGTGTACGAGTACATGCCTAACCGTAGCTTGCAAGACGCTTTGCTTGACAAGAAATGTGCTGAGCTTATGGAATGGACGAAAAGATTCAACATTGTTGTCGATATCGCAAAGGGTCTCTCTTATCTTCACCATTTGTGCTCTCCACCGGTTGTTCATGGTGATATCAAGCCCAGTAATATTCTGCTAGATGCTGATTTCAAGGCCAAGATTGGAGATTTCGGTTTAGCGAGGTTGAAGACCGAGGATCTTGTGGAGAAGAAGGACGGAGTGGTCGAGGTTGCTGAGGATAACGGGTCTATTTTGGAGGAGACTGAGAGTGTGGCCACTGGGTTCGATGAAGTTATTGTCGATCGATCTCCGGACAGTTGTGTGGTTAGGATATTGGATTCTGAGGCCTCGCCGGAGAATGTGGCGGTGGTGGTTTCGCCTGAAGGTGGTGTCGATAAGGCAAGCACATCGGAGGGGTTTTTCGATAAGATTAGTCTTGATAGTGGCAAGGATTTGATTGGGAATGGAAGAAAAATTGGGGGTTCGAAGAGGGATTGGTGGTGGAAGCAAGATAATGGAGGTGGGTCTGAATCGGGTAGAGTGAAGGACTACGTGATGGAGTGGATTGGGagtgaaataaagaaagagaggcCTAAGAATGAATGGGTTGCATCGCCGAGCTCGGTTGAGAATGATGGGTCGGGCTTGAAAATTGAGGACAATCAGATTCAGAAGCAAAAGCAGAAACAGAGTAAGAAGAAGCAGAGGAAAAGATTGGATTGGTGGGCGTCTTTGGATGAAGAAAGGACGAGAAGGAAAGAGAAGAATAGGAAGCCGAGGGAGTGGTGGAAGGAAGAGTTTTGCGAGGAGCTTTCAAGGAAgacaaagaagaagcaaaaacgAGCGCTTGGTTCAAGTAGCAATAGAGAAATGTGGTGGCAAAAGGATGATGATTATGATGAGGTTGAGGATGCGGTGGTTGTACAAGggagaaagaagaggaagagtagTAGAGGTAGCATTGATTGGTGGTTAGATGGACTAAGTGGAGAGCTTAGAAGTTGTCGAAGAAATAGCCAAGATTGGGGTAATGGAGATATACCCAAGAGTGGTGGTGTTAGTAGCACGCCGAGTATGAGAGGAACCGTGTGTTACATTGCTCCTGaatatggtggtggtgggttgctATCAGAGAAATGCGATGTTTATAGCTTTGGGGTTTTGCTTTTGGTTGTTGTTTCAGGGCGGAGGCCGCTACAAGTCACGGCCTCACCAATGTCAGAATTTGAGAGGGCTAATTTGATTTCGTGGGCTAGGCAATTAGCTCGCAATGGGAAGCTCTTGGACCTTATTGATTTGTCAATTCATTCATTGGATAAGGAGCAGGCGTTGCTTTGCATTACAATTGCACTGCTATGTTTGCAGAAATCGCCAGCTAAACGGCCTACAATGAAAGAAATTGTGGGTATGTTATCTGGTGAGGCTGAGCCACCCCACCTGCCATTTGAGTTTTCACCTTCACCGCCTTCAAAATTCCCATTCAAGTCCCAGAAAAAGGCCCGGTGA